The sequence below is a genomic window from Candidatus Omnitrophota bacterium.
ATCATGCGCTTTTTATCGTCCTGCGCGGATGTGATTATGGATCCGGCCTTCTGCTCCGCCTGGGCTATAATATCCGCAGCCTTTTTCTCGGCTTCCCCCACGCCTTCTTCCTTGATCTTCTCTATTATGCTTTTAAGTTCCATCTCCATGGGTTTCTCCTTTTGAATGGGCCGTTCTCACGCCTTATTACTTATGGCATGAGTAATATTAATTAAGTCTGGTTCAGCGCTGTGATAATTTATTTTCGGGATCCCGGTTTGACCAGAGGCACACCTTCCTGACAAAGAGGGCATTGGGCCTCTTCAAAAGTGGGAATATCCAATTTTATCAAGCTTTCGCATTTTATTCCACCAAAATCAATCCCGGATGTGCTTCTGTTGACCAGCGAAGCTATCCCCACCGGCTTAATGCTGTCCTGCCCCAGCAGGGAGACGACCTCCTTGACGGATCTGCCGGTGGTGAGAACATCTTCGGCTATAAGCACCTTGTTGCGGGGAGAGACCGAAAAACCCCGGCGTAAAGCCATCTTGCCGTCCTGGCCCCTCTCTGTGAATATCGCTCTTGCCTTCAGGGCCCGGGCAAGCTCGTATGCCAGAACGATGCCCCCCATAGCGGGACCCACTACTACGTCCGGCGCGTCCGGACGGAACTTCATCGCGAGAGTTTCACATAATCTGGCCGCGATAACGGGGTTCTGAAGCACAAGAGCGCACTGCAGGTACGCCCCTGAATGCAGTCCGCTTGATAATTTAAAATGCCCCTGCTGGAAAGCACCGGTCTTTTTGAGCATATCCATTATTTCCATCTGTTGCATGAAAACCTCTTTTCTGGTTTTTAAGAACTCATGTCTTCAATTATCCGCTCCGCCGCGCGGGCCGGATCCTCCGCCTGGATCACGGGCCTGCCCACCACGATGTAATCGGCTCCCTTTTCGAGAGCCTCCTTCGGCGTGACCACTCTTTTCTGGTCACCCGCCTCCGCCCATCCGGGACGCACCCCTGGTGTGACTATCACGAAATCCCTGCCGAACCTTTTCCTTATGGCCTCAGCCTCCCTTGCAGAGGCCACCACGCCATCCATGCCTGCTTCTTTCGCCTTTTCGGCCAGGCTGAGGACCTTCGACTGGACAGATCCGGAAAACCCCAAAGAGGCCATCTCCTGGCTGTCCATGCTGGTAAGCAGGGTAACCCCCAGTAAAAGCGGCTCTTCCTTGCCGGAGGATCTGGCCCCCTCCCTGGCGCCCTCTCTTGCCCGGCGCATCATTTTCGTTCCGCCAAGGCAGTGGAAATTCAGCATGAAAACACCTTTTGTCGCGGCGACATACGCGGCGTTGCTGACCGTATTAGGTATGTCATGGAACTTAAGGTCCAGGAAAACCTTTTTGCCGGCTTCTTCCAGCTTGTCCAGTATGGGAAGGCCGTACCCGGTAAAAGGCGCTATCCCTATCTTGAAAACATCAACAGCCGGTGAAAGCGCCCCTATAAGGCCTTCGGCTTCTTCGATGCTTTTCACGTCAAGCGCGACTATGAGCCTTTCCCGTGCCTGCATTATCCTGCCTTTCCCGTAGTTTTCCCGTAAGATCGGAAGCTCTTGTGATTTCGTGCCTTTGCAGATACATTTCAAACTCGCCGAGCACCCTGATATAAGATGAAGGATCAATTAGGTTACTCGTCCCCAGCTGGACCGCGCTCGCGCCCGCGAGCATGAACTCGGCGACATCGGTACCTGTCATTATCCCGCCTATACCGATAACGGGGATGCGCACCTTTTTGTAAGTGTCCCTGACCGCTTTCAAAGCCAGCGGCTTGATCGCCGGGCCGCTGAGGCCGCCGGTCATATTCCCCAACACGGGTCTCATCGTCTCGGCGTCAACAGACATACCCATGTAAGTATTGACGAGCGCTACCGCGTCCGCGCCGGCTTCCTCGACCGCTTTGGCTATTTCGGTGATGTCGGTCACGTTCGGTGTGAGTTTAGCTATAAGCGGACAGCCTGTTCTCTTTCTGACCGCCTTTATCACGGCGCTGCTCGTTCGGGCGTCCTGCGCGATCAGTGCGTATTTTTCCGTATCATGTCCTATGTTCGGGCATGAAAGGTTAACTTCAAGCGCGTCCGGCTCAAACTCCCCGGAAAGCTCCCCGGCGCAGCCGGCGAATTCATCTTTTTTCTCCCCGGCTATACTGGCGATCACTTTCGAGCCCGTCCCCCTCAGGAAAGGAAGCCTCTTCTTCTTGAAGTCTTCAATACCCTTGTTCTCGAGCCCGATGGAATTGAGCAGTCCCGAAGCGGTCTCAACGGTCCTGGGCGGAGGGTTGCCTTCCCTTTCCCGGAATGTTACCGTCTTGGCAACTATCGCCCCCACTTTGGCAAGGTCCAGAAAATCCGCGAATTCCTCCCCGTAACCGAAGGTCCCTGAGGCAACCCAGAGAGGGTTGTCGAATATCTTATCGCCTATTTTTACCTTTAGATCCGTCATTATTTTTTGCTTTCAGCCTCCCAGTCGATCTCACCCGATATAAAGACAGGACCGTCCTTGCACACCAGCTTGTATCCCGAGCGTGTGCGAACGGCGCATCCCAGGCAGGCTCCTATCCCGCAGGCCATGTAAGCGTCAAGAGAGACCTGGGCGGGAATGCCGCACCCGGCGATCTGCCGTTCAAGCTCGGCCAAAAGGGGCCGGGGTCCGCAGGCGAATATCATCGACCTCGCAGGATCGATATCGCCTTTTTCGATATGTCCCCTGACCGGTTCGGTAACATACCCCTTGTGCCCGCACATTCCATCCTCGGTTGCAATATGCACTTTTATCCCCATCTTTTCCAGTTCCTCCGTGCAGATCACGTGCTCGGATATGCAGGTCCCGAAAAAGACCTCGACCCGGCTTCCTCCTGATAAGAGTTCTTCCGCCAGGGCGAATAGCGGGGCTATCCCGTGCCCGCCCGCCACCAGGACCGCCCTGGTATAATCCCCGCACCGAAAAGCCTCAAGGTCAAAGCCGTTACCCAAAGGCCCCACAAGATCCAGTTCTTCTCCGGAAACCCTCCGGCTTAAAACAGAAGTGGCCGTGCCCACGACCTTGTAGAGAAGATCGATGCCTTTTTTCTTTATCCTGTGCACTCCAAGAGGTATCCTGAGAAGCGGGTCGGTCCCCAGTTCCCTGACCTTGCAGGTGACGAACTGTCCAGGGCGTGAATTTTCCGCGAGAAAAGGCTGCTCCAGTTCCATAGCGAAGTGGTCTGGCGCCACCTGCTTATTGGAGAGTATCCTAGCTTTTACCGTTCTTTTGGTCTTCATCAGATCCCTGTTCCTCTATTCCGTGCTTTTCGAGCCAGCCGGTAACCATATCCCAGTGGCTGCCTTTCCAGAAGATTTTATCACACTCCGGACATTGTTTGAACTGTTTGTGCGTCCGGTATACATATTCGGGAACCCTGCCCTTTACCTTTTCCTTCTCCACCGGTTCAAGAGGACTGTTGCATTCCACGCAGATGCGGAACATATCCTCTTCGCTGAAAGAAAGGCCGAGCGATCCGGTTACCTGTTCGAGCTGGTCCTCCACGTGGTCGTGTTCGATGATCACGTCCTTTATCCCTTTGTATTTTTCAAGGTCCGCCTGCCGGGTGAGGAGGATCCTTTTCTCCCTCAGAGCCCTTATAACCAGACCCGCCACGTCACTATCCCGGTAATAGACGCTGTCGTATCCCAGGATGCGGAGCCATTTGGCAAGCTTGCCCAGTTCTTTCGTAACGATGAACTTTTCTTTGCGCATCTTCGCCTCGGGTTCACGCGGGAACTCCGTCCCTTATCACCACTCTGCCGCCGACGATAACGTCGGTAACGGCCGCTTTCATGGTCTCTCCCACAAAGGGAGAGTTGCGTGAAAGGGACCTTATCCTTTCGGTTGTATACACCCACTCCGCCTCAGGGTCTATGATCGTTATATCCGCCGGGGAACCTTCGGTCAAAGTACCTCTTTGGTATTTGAGGATCTTCGCGGGGTTCGCCGCAAGCTTACCGATAAGCCCCTCCCAGTCAAGGTATCCCTCGTTCACCAGGTTCATGACAGAAAGGGATAACGCTGTTTCCAGCCCGATCATCCCGAACGGCGCATAATCGTATTCCCTCTCTTTTTCGTTATCCAGATGCGGTGCATGATCGGTCGCTATGACATCTATGGTGCCGTCCTTCAAAGCTTTCTTGATCGCGCTTACGTCATCGGCCGAACGCAGCGGCGGGTTGACTTTGGTGTTCGCGTCAAACCCTCTTACATCTTCCTCGGTGAGAGAGAAGTGATGAGGGGTGACCTCCGATGTGACCTTAACCCCTCTTTTTTTCGCCTGCCTTATGGCCTCAACGCTTTCTTTCGCGGATACATGCGCGATGTGCAGCCTTGCCCCGGCAAGCTCCGCCAGGCGTATATCCCTCTCTACCATCGTCGTCTCGGCTTCGGCGGGTATGGGTTTCATCCCCAATACCGTCGAGCAGTAACCTTCGTTCATGACCCCTCCGGCGGCCAGAGCTTTGTCCTCGCAGTGGGAAATAACCAGAAGATCCACCATGGCGGCGTATTCAAGAGCTCTTCTCATAAGTTCAGCGTCCCTTACCGAATCCCCGTCATCAGATACCGCAAGGCAGCCGGCTTTTTTCAGCTCGGCCATCTCGGTAAGTTCCTCTCCCCTGCGCCCCTTGGTGATCGTGCCTACTGGAAGAAGATTGGAAAGCTTCGCCTCCCTCGCCTTATCAAGAAGGAATCTTACATTCGCCTCACCATCACAGGCAGGCTCGGTATTCGGCATGGCGCAGACGGAAGTGAACCCGCCACTTGCCGCGGCCAGAAGACCCGTCTCGATCGTTTCCTTATCTTCCCGGCCAGGCTCTCTTAAATGCGTATGCATATCTATGAGTCCCGGTACCACTAGACGCCCTTTAGCATCAATGATGGTGGAGGGCTTTTCCTTTATTTCGGAGGATATTTTAACTACAATCCCATCTTTTACCAAAATACTGGTCTTTTTCTTTATTCCGCCTGCCGGGTCAATCATCTTTCCGTTCTTTATTAAAATCTTCATCTTTTCTCCATTTAAGTCGTATTTTTAATGCTTTTTAGGGTTTATGTTGTCAGTTTTGCCATTATATCAAAATACTACTCCACTTCCTCGCCCTTTATTTGGCTTAGCAGGAAAAGCACGGCCATGCGCACCGCGACACCGTTGGTAACCTGTGAAAGAATGACGGAATGTTCGCTGTCGGCGACATCCTGACTCAGCTCAACTCCCCTGTTAATCGGACCGGGGTGCATGATAAGAAGTTCCTTCCGGGCGTATTTGGCAAGCACCTGCCTCGTTATCCCGTAGTTCTGTATATACTCCCTTATGCTGGGGAAAAGACCCTTCGTCTGTCTTTCCAGCTGTATGCGCAGCACGTTTATAACATCCGCCTTCTCAAGGGCTTCCCTCAGGTCGTAGGTCACCTTAACACCCATTTTCTCGATCTGGACCGGCATGAAGGTCTTCGGACCGCACACGGTTACCCTCGCGCCCAGCTTCGTAAGGGCCCAGATATTACTTCTTGCCACGCGCGAATGTGATATATCCCCTATTATGCTTACGTTGAGGCCTTTTATTCTTCCAAGCTCTTCCTGGATCGTGAATCCGTCAAGAAGGGCCTGCGTGGGGTGTTCGTGCGCACCGTCACCTGCATTGATCACCGAGGCGTTCACGCATTTTGACAGAAAGTGCGGGGCCCCGGGGCAGCTGTGGCGCATGACGATCATGTCAATGTTCATCGCCTCTATGTTCTTGGCCGTGTCTTTAAGCGTCTCTCCTTTGAGAAAACTGGAGGATGAAGCCGTGACGTTAAGGGTATCCGCGCTCAGCCTTTTCGCGGCCAGCTCGAACGACGACCTGGTCCTGGTGGACGGTTCGCAGAAAAGGTTCACTATGGTCCGTCCCCTCAGGGTCGGAACCTTTGGGATGGGCCGCTTTATGACCTCCTTGAACCCTTTTGCCTGATCAAGGATAAGGGAGATCTCCTGCGGGGAAAGATCCTCTATCCCCAAGAGGTTTTTCTTCGTCCATTGTATCTGTGTTCTCTTTTTCATCGGATCCTGCCCTCGTCTATTTGCTTTCTTCCTCCATGACGACCACTTCTTCCTCTTCGTCTACCTCCCTGACCCTGACCTCAACGCTCTCCCGGGTGGTAGTAGGTATGTTCTTACCCACGAAATCCGGCCTTATGGGAAGCTCCCTGTGTCCCCTGTCGATCAGCACCGCCAGCTGTATGTTGGCCGGTCGTCCGAAATCCACCAGTTCCGACAAGGCGCATCTAACGGTCCTTCCGGTGAAAAGCACGTCATCGACAAGTATTATCTTCTTGGCGGTGATATCGAAGTCTATCTCCGTGGCCCGCAGGACGGGCTGCTCGGCCACCTCCGTAAGGTCATCCCTGTAAAGGGTTATATCCAGCGCACCCACCGGGACCTCTTCTCCGGCGATCTCTTTCAGGTTGGCCGCTATCCGTTCGGCAAGATACGCTCCCCGCGAGCGGATGCCTATTACCACCAGGCTTTCCACCCCCTGGTTCTTTTCGAGGATCTCGTGAGAAAGCCTCTGGAGGGCCTTTTTTATCCCCCCTTTGTCCAGCACGGTCGCTTTTTTCTTAAGATTCATCTCTTCCTGCTAACGTTTATGTTTCTCATTACGAAGGCAAAAAAATAGCCTCCCTGTCGGCTCGACAAGCAGGCTTATATATATTTTTCCCATTTTCTCTCCTTTTCCGGCCTCGCGGGACCGCTTTAAAAGGTCTATCATCTTTAATGATAGTACTACTTTAGGTGGGAATTGTCAAGTTTTTTCACCCCGTAAAAAAGCGCGTGCCCCTTAAGGGCACACGCTTTACAAAAGATCCCCTTTAAGAGACCGCTCCCCTATGAAAGCATTATATTGAGCAGCCTTTCCAAATCCTCGTTCGAGAAATACTGTATCTCTATCCTTCCCCTTTTCTTTCCCTGGTGTATCCTGACCTTGGTCCCGAGCTTATGCTGGAGTTTTTCCTCTATGCTGGCTTTCTCCGGGTCCACAGGCTGCTTTGACCTCGCAGGGGTCTGTCCGATCCTCCTGGCAAGCTGTTCGGCCTCCCTTACGGACATACCTTTGCGGATAATATTCTTGGCCAGCTTGCTTCTAATCTTTTCGCTGACCACCGAAAGCAGAACCTTGGCATGCCCCGTGGATAAACGTCCCTGCTCAAGGTATCCCTTGATCTCTGGCGAAAGCCCCAAGAGCCTTATGCTGTTGGATATGGTGGTCTTGTCCTTTCCCATCATCTGTCCGACCTTCTCGAGGGTATGTTCGAACTTGTCA
It includes:
- a CDS encoding dihydroorotate dehydrogenase encodes the protein MTDLKVKIGDKIFDNPLWVASGTFGYGEEFADFLDLAKVGAIVAKTVTFREREGNPPPRTVETASGLLNSIGLENKGIEDFKKKRLPFLRGTGSKVIASIAGEKKDEFAGCAGELSGEFEPDALEVNLSCPNIGHDTEKYALIAQDARTSSAVIKAVRKRTGCPLIAKLTPNVTDITEIAKAVEEAGADAVALVNTYMGMSVDAETMRPVLGNMTGGLSGPAIKPLALKAVRDTYKKVRIPVIGIGGIMTGTDVAEFMLAGASAVQLGTSNLIDPSSYIRVLGEFEMYLQRHEITRASDLTGKLRERQDNAGTGKAHSRA
- the pyrR gene encoding bifunctional pyr operon transcriptional regulator/uracil phosphoribosyltransferase PyrR — encoded protein: MNLKKKATVLDKGGIKKALQRLSHEILEKNQGVESLVVIGIRSRGAYLAERIAANLKEIAGEEVPVGALDITLYRDDLTEVAEQPVLRATEIDFDITAKKIILVDDVLFTGRTVRCALSELVDFGRPANIQLAVLIDRGHRELPIRPDFVGKNIPTTTRESVEVRVREVDEEEEVVVMEEESK
- a CDS encoding aspartate carbamoyltransferase catalytic subunit → MKKRTQIQWTKKNLLGIEDLSPQEISLILDQAKGFKEVIKRPIPKVPTLRGRTIVNLFCEPSTRTRSSFELAAKRLSADTLNVTASSSSFLKGETLKDTAKNIEAMNIDMIVMRHSCPGAPHFLSKCVNASVINAGDGAHEHPTQALLDGFTIQEELGRIKGLNVSIIGDISHSRVARSNIWALTKLGARVTVCGPKTFMPVQIEKMGVKVTYDLREALEKADVINVLRIQLERQTKGLFPSIREYIQNYGITRQVLAKYARKELLIMHPGPINRGVELSQDVADSEHSVILSQVTNGVAVRMAVLFLLSQIKGEEVE
- a CDS encoding ParB/RepB/Spo0J family partition protein — translated: MEKRLGKGLDALISEDASKPKQKVEKLKLSEIVPNPFQPRKRFGQKKMEELTSSIQEKGLIQPILVRPSGSGYEIIAGERRFRAAQELGEQEIPAIIRNDIDDASSLEISLIENIQREELNPVEEAQAYQELIDKFEHTLEKVGQMMGKDKTTISNSIRLLGLSPEIKGYLEQGRLSTGHAKVLLSVVSEKIRSKLAKNIIRKGMSVREAEQLARRIGQTPARSKQPVDPEKASIEEKLQHKLGTKVRIHQGKKRGRIEIQYFSNEDLERLLNIMLS
- a CDS encoding amidohydrolase family protein; translation: MKILIKNGKMIDPAGGIKKKTSILVKDGIVVKISSEIKEKPSTIIDAKGRLVVPGLIDMHTHLREPGREDKETIETGLLAAASGGFTSVCAMPNTEPACDGEANVRFLLDKAREAKLSNLLPVGTITKGRRGEELTEMAELKKAGCLAVSDDGDSVRDAELMRRALEYAAMVDLLVISHCEDKALAAGGVMNEGYCSTVLGMKPIPAEAETTMVERDIRLAELAGARLHIAHVSAKESVEAIRQAKKRGVKVTSEVTPHHFSLTEEDVRGFDANTKVNPPLRSADDVSAIKKALKDGTIDVIATDHAPHLDNEKEREYDYAPFGMIGLETALSLSVMNLVNEGYLDWEGLIGKLAANPAKILKYQRGTLTEGSPADITIIDPEAEWVYTTERIRSLSRNSPFVGETMKAAVTDVIVGGRVVIRDGVPA
- a CDS encoding orotate phosphoribosyltransferase, whose protein sequence is MQQMEIMDMLKKTGAFQQGHFKLSSGLHSGAYLQCALVLQNPVIAARLCETLAMKFRPDAPDVVVGPAMGGIVLAYELARALKARAIFTERGQDGKMALRRGFSVSPRNKVLIAEDVLTTGRSVKEVVSLLGQDSIKPVGIASLVNRSTSGIDFGGIKCESLIKLDIPTFEEAQCPLCQEGVPLVKPGSRK
- the pyrF gene encoding orotidine-5'-phosphate decarboxylase → MQARERLIVALDVKSIEEAEGLIGALSPAVDVFKIGIAPFTGYGLPILDKLEEAGKKVFLDLKFHDIPNTVSNAAYVAATKGVFMLNFHCLGGTKMMRRAREGAREGARSSGKEEPLLLGVTLLTSMDSQEMASLGFSGSVQSKVLSLAEKAKEAGMDGVVASAREAEAIRKRFGRDFVIVTPGVRPGWAEAGDQKRVVTPKEALEKGADYIVVGRPVIQAEDPARAAERIIEDMSS
- a CDS encoding dihydroorotate dehydrogenase electron transfer subunit, which gives rise to MKTKRTVKARILSNKQVAPDHFAMELEQPFLAENSRPGQFVTCKVRELGTDPLLRIPLGVHRIKKKGIDLLYKVVGTATSVLSRRVSGEELDLVGPLGNGFDLEAFRCGDYTRAVLVAGGHGIAPLFALAEELLSGGSRVEVFFGTCISEHVICTEELEKMGIKVHIATEDGMCGHKGYVTEPVRGHIEKGDIDPARSMIFACGPRPLLAELERQIAGCGIPAQVSLDAYMACGIGACLGCAVRTRSGYKLVCKDGPVFISGEIDWEAESKK